In Lagopus muta isolate bLagMut1 chromosome 20, bLagMut1 primary, whole genome shotgun sequence, the following proteins share a genomic window:
- the RPS6KB1 gene encoding ribosomal protein S6 kinase beta-1 → MAGVFDIDLDQPEDAGSDEELEEGGQLSESMDHGGVGQYDLGMEHCEKFEISETSVNRGPEKIRPECFELLRVLGKGGYGKVFQVRKVTGANTGKIFAMKVLKKAMIVRNAKDTAHTKAERNILEEVKHPFIVDLIYAFQTGGKLYLILEYLSGGELFMQLEREGIFMEDTACFYLAEISMALGHLHQKGIIYRDLKPENIMLNHQGHVKLTDFGLCKESIHDGTVTHTFCGTIEYMAPEILMRSGHNRAVDWWSLGALMYDMLTGAPPFTGENRKKTIDKILKCKLNLPPYLTQEARDLLKKLLKRNAASRLGAGPGDAGEVQAHPFFRHINWDELLARKVEPPFKPLLQSEEDVSQFDSKFTRQTPVDSPDDSTLSESANQVFLGFTYVAPSVLESVKEKFSFEPKIRSPRRFIGSPRTPVSPVKFSPGEFWGRGASASASNTQTPVEYPMETSGIEQMDVTVCGEASAPLPIRQPNSGPYKKQAFPMISKRPEHLRMNL, encoded by the exons ATGGCGGGCGTGTTCGACATCGATCTGGACCAGCCCGAGGACGCGGGTTCGgatgaggagctggaggagggg GGTCAGTTAAGTGAGAGCATGGACCATGGAGGAGTTGGCCAATATGACCT TGGCATGGAACATTGTGAAAAATTTGAGATTTCAGAAACTAGTGTAAACAGAGGTCCAGAAAAGATCCGACCGGAGTGCTTTGAGTTACTGCGCGTACTGGGCAAAGGTGGCTATGGAAAG GTATTTCAAGTGCGAAAAGTAACTGGAGCAAATACCGGGAAAATTTTTGCCATGAAAGTTCTTAAAAAG gCAATGATTGTAAGGAACGCAAAAGATACAGCGCATACAAAAGCAGAGAGGAATATACTGGAGGAAGTGAAACATCCCTTCATCGTAGACTTAATTTACGCCTTTCAGACTGGTGGAAAACTCTACCTCATCCTTGAGTATCTCAGTG GAGGAGAACTATTTATGCAGCTAGAGAGAGAAGGGATATTTATGGAAGACACGGCTTG cttttaCCTAGCAGAAATCTCAATGGCACTGGGGCACTTGCATCAAAAAGGAATCATTTATCGTGATCTGAAGCCAGAAAATATCATGCTTAATCATCAAG gtCATGTAAAATTGACAGACTTCGGATTATGTAAAGAATCTATTCATGATGGAACAGTCACACACACGTTCTGTGGAACAATTGAATACAT gGCCCCTGAAATCTTGATGAGGAGTGGGCATAATCGTGCTGTGGACTGGTGGAGTTTGGGGGCATTAATGTATGACATGCTGACTGGAGCA CCTCCTTTCACCGgggagaacagaaagaaaacaattgaCAAGATTCTCAAGTGTAAACTCAACTTGCCTCCCTACCTCACACAAGAAGCCAGAGATCTGCTTAAAAAG CtgctaaaaagaaatgctgcctCACGTCTAGGAGCTGGTCCTGGAGATGCTGGAGAAGTTCAG GCTCACCCGTTCTTCAGACACATTAACTGGGATGAGCTGTTGGCACGCAAGGTGGAACCTCCTTTTAAGCCCTTATTG caaTCTGAAGAGGATGTGAGCCAGTTTGATTCAAAGTTTACACGTCAGACACCTGTTGATAGCCCAGATGACTCTACTCTCAGTGAAAGTGCCAACCAGGTCTTTCTG GGTTTTACGTATGTGGCTCCATCTGTACTTGAAAGTgtaaaagagaaattttcttttgaacCAAAAATTCGATCACCTCGCAGATTCATAGGTAGCCCTAGGACACCAGTCAG cCCTGTAAAGTTTTCCCCTGGGGAATTCTGGGGAAGAGGTGCTTCTGCCAGCGCATCAAATACTCAGACACCTGTGGAATATCCAATGGAGACGAGTGGAATAGAACAAATGGATGTGACAGTTTGTGGAGAGGCTTCGGCACCGCTTCCAATCCGGCAACCAAACTCTGGGCCATACAAAAAACAAGCTTTCCCCATGATTTCCAAACGACCAGAGCACTTGCGCATGAATCTATGa
- the RNFT1 gene encoding E3 ubiquitin-protein ligase RNFT1 codes for MQASCSHPHSTQGSGGDPSPPQSAHAAGQSSCHPSGDVHIQLSSAGGEGGENASWRRSRLSSQSRSHGHSHSEGGSSADGAPDPEEHSSSISELRCVLQWLHRSLPYVLILGVKLIVQHIIGISLGIGLLTTYMYANRSIVNQVFLKERCSKLQCAWLLLYLTGSSLLLYYTFHSQSLYYSLIFLNPTVDFKNFWEVLWIVGVTDFILKFLFMGFKCFILLVPSFMMSFKSKGYWYMLLEELCQYYRMFVPIPVWFRYLIGYGEPHSVLGQSLGTLLGLSYLILKLLSFFGQWRNFRKVLRIFCTRPHYGVTASKKQCSESDDICSICHTEFQKPILLICQHTFCEECISLWFNREKTCPLCRTVISDHVNKWKDGATSMRLQIF; via the exons ATGCAAGCGAGCTGCAGCCATCCGCACAGCACCCAGGGGAGCGGCGGTGACCCTTCGCCACCCCAAAGCGCGCACGCAGCCGGGCAGAGCTCGTGCCATCCGAGCGGAGATGTTCACatccagctgagctctgctgggggAGAAGGCGGAGAAAACGCGAGTTGGAGGCGTTCGAGGCTGAGTTCGCAGAGCCGCTCGCACGGTCACAGCCACAGCGAGGGGGGGAGCTCTGCTGACGGCGCTCCGGACCCGGAGGAACACAGCAGTTCCATCTCCGAGCTCAGATGCGTCCTCCAGTGGCTGCACAGAAGTCTGCCCTATGTTTTGATTCTGGGCGTCAAGTTGATCGTGCAGCACATCATCG GCATCTCTCTTGGAATCGGGCTGCTGACAACCTACATGTATGCAAACAGAAGCATAGTAAATCAGGTTTTCCTCAAA GAACGGTGCTCCAAGTTGCAGtgtgcttggctgctgctgtatCTCACTGGATCCTCTCTCCTCCTGTATTACACCTTTCATTCTCAGTCTTTGTACTATAG ctTAATCTTTTTAAACCCTACTGTGGATTTTAAGAACTTCTGGGAGGTACTTTGGATTGTGGGAGTCACAGACTTCATTCTAAAATTCCTCTTCATGGGCTTCAAGTGCTTTATTCTCTTGGTGCCTTCTTTTATGATGTCCTTTAAATCCAAG GGCTACTGGTACATGCTGTTAGAAGAACTCTGCCAGTATTACCGTATGTTTGTCCCCATCCCAGTTTGGTTCCGTTATCTTATCGGCTATGGGGAGCCACACAGTGTACTTGGACAGAGCCTTGGGACATTGCTGGGCCTTTCCTACCTCATTCTCAAG CTTTTGAGCTTTTTTGGACAATGGAGAAACTTCAGAAAGGTTTTGCGGATATTTTGTACGCGACCA CACTACGGGGTGACAGCAAGCAAGAAGCAGTGTTCTGAATCAGATGATATTTGTTCTATCTGCCACACTGAATTCCAGAAGCCTATCCTGCTGATCTGCCAG CACACATTCTGTGAAGAATGCATCTCTTTATGGtttaatagagaaaaaacaTGTCCACTCTGCAGAACTGTTATTTCAGACCATGTTAACAAGTGGAAGGATGGAGCCACATCAATGCGCCTGCAGATTTTCTAA